A genomic stretch from Buchnera aphidicola (Brevicoryne brassicae) includes:
- the miaA gene encoding tRNA (adenosine(37)-N6)-dimethylallyltransferase MiaA has protein sequence MGPTASGKTQFAISLREYLPIELISVDSALIYRNMDIGTAKPSLSDLSNHPHRLLNIKDPIENYSVAEFYSDVLKEINDIVKLGKIPCLVGGTMFYYNVLLNGLSILPPSNIKIREYLLNNQKKILHKQLELIDPTSANRIHKNDIQRLLRALEVFYLSGKNLTELKKNNNHKLPYTIFQFAIIPPSKEWLNNRIELRIKKMLMLGFQEEVELLFFRGDLHINLPSIRCIGYRQMWEYLEYKINHKEMLDKIIYATKKLAKHQLTWLKKWKNLNKLSYSSNNDVLIKQLLYILEKN, from the coding sequence ATGGGACCAACAGCATCTGGAAAAACTCAATTTGCTATTTCTCTTAGAGAGTATTTGCCAATAGAATTAATTAGTGTAGATTCTGCTTTGATTTATCGTAATATGGATATTGGAACAGCAAAACCAAGTCTTTCTGATTTATCAAATCATCCTCATCGTCTATTAAATATTAAAGATCCAATTGAAAATTATTCAGTTGCAGAATTTTATAGTGACGTACTAAAAGAAATTAATGATATTGTTAAATTAGGGAAAATACCTTGTCTTGTTGGTGGAACCATGTTTTATTATAATGTATTATTAAATGGATTATCTATTTTACCACCGTCTAATATTAAAATTCGTGAATATTTATTAAACAATCAAAAAAAAATTTTGCATAAACAATTAGAATTAATAGATCCTACTTCTGCTAATCGAATTCATAAAAATGACATTCAAAGATTATTAAGAGCTTTAGAAGTGTTTTATCTTTCCGGTAAAAATTTAACAGAATTAAAAAAAAATAATAACCATAAATTACCATATACTATTTTTCAATTTGCAATTATACCTCCAAGTAAAGAATGGTTAAATAATCGTATTGAATTGCGTATAAAGAAAATGTTGATGCTAGGTTTTCAAGAAGAAGTAGAATTGTTATTTTTTAGAGGAGATTTACATATAAATTTACCATCTATTAGATGTATAGGATATCGTCAAATGTGGGAATATCTTGAATATAAAATTAATCATAAGGAAATGCTTGATAAAATTATTTATGCTACAAAAAAACTTGCTAAACATCAATTAACATGGCTAAAAAAATGGAAAAATCTTAATAAATTGTCATATAGTTCTAATAATGATGTTTTAATTAAACAATTATTATATATACTTGAAAAAAATTAA
- the mutL gene encoding DNA mismatch repair endonuclease MutL, translated as MPIRILSSDLSSQISAGEVIDRPASVIKEIIENSIDANAKNINIEIEQNGFKSIFLNDDGFGIDQKELLLAITRHATSKINSLSDLDSINTFGFRGEALASIKAVSRFTLISSNRPNNVAWKIYSEGFIDSKIVLQPIAHPQGTTVLVENLFYNIPVKLKFIQNQKLEFLKIFEVIKKIALSHFHINFSLKHNKKIIVQYNALKNSNNKIDRLKDVFLNKININELLEIKSKIYNIMLFGWISYPRYFNNLKKIQYCYVNNRYIRNNLIVNAVCSAYKEIVGNKYVSFVLYLTVPSNEIDINIHPTKNEIVFNKFDIIYTFIYNSILHNLKKNQNKYLLKITSLSFSKKNIKKKEKNITFDSFFKKYDCSFQRLLIVVRKYYGLIHQYDNFSLISFPLAQAIIKKYQLKIDIKEKKIPKYFLANIKINLIFKEYSILLNHQEELLLFGFYLIFKKNYVILKFIPVCFMNKNIDITISKFFKFLFVKRRVSISDIINWFYINLFIELKNWNYTDGISVLLQMQYYCPFLLKNPPPRLLQKININSALCMLKI; from the coding sequence ATGCCTATTCGTATATTGTCATCCGATTTATCATCTCAAATTTCTGCCGGAGAAGTAATTGATCGACCAGCGTCTGTTATTAAAGAAATTATCGAAAATAGTATAGATGCAAATGCAAAAAATATTAATATTGAAATTGAACAAAATGGTTTTAAATCTATTTTTTTGAACGATGATGGTTTTGGTATTGATCAAAAAGAATTATTACTTGCGATTACTCGTCATGCTACTAGTAAAATTAATTCATTATCTGATTTAGATTCAATTAACACTTTTGGATTTCGAGGTGAAGCGTTAGCTAGTATTAAAGCAGTTTCAAGATTTACTTTAATTTCTTCTAATAGACCAAATAATGTTGCTTGGAAAATATATTCAGAAGGTTTTATTGATAGTAAAATAGTTTTACAACCAATAGCGCACCCTCAAGGAACTACTGTTTTAGTAGAAAATTTATTTTATAATATACCTGTTAAACTAAAATTTATACAAAATCAAAAATTAGAATTTTTAAAAATTTTTGAAGTAATTAAAAAAATTGCTTTATCACATTTTCATATAAATTTTTCTCTAAAACATAACAAAAAAATAATTGTACAATATAATGCTTTGAAAAACTCAAATAATAAAATTGATAGATTGAAAGATGTGTTTTTAAATAAAATCAATATCAATGAATTATTAGAGATAAAATCAAAAATATATAATATTATGCTATTTGGATGGATATCATATCCTCGATATTTTAATAATTTAAAAAAAATTCAATATTGTTATGTTAATAATCGCTATATTCGTAATAATCTTATCGTGAATGCTGTTTGTTCTGCTTATAAAGAAATAGTAGGAAATAAATATGTTTCATTTGTTTTATATTTAACAGTCCCATCTAATGAAATTGATATAAATATTCATCCTACAAAAAATGAAATTGTATTCAATAAATTTGATATAATATATACGTTTATTTATAACAGTATTTTACATAATTTAAAAAAAAATCAAAATAAATATTTATTAAAAATAACATCTTTATCTTTTTCAAAAAAAAATATCAAAAAAAAAGAAAAAAATATTACATTTGATAGTTTTTTTAAAAAATATGATTGTTCTTTTCAGCGCTTGTTAATCGTTGTGCGCAAGTATTATGGTTTAATTCATCAGTATGATAATTTTTCGCTTATTTCATTTCCCTTAGCTCAAGCGATAATTAAAAAATATCAATTAAAAATTGATATAAAAGAAAAAAAAATACCTAAATATTTTTTAGCTAATATTAAAATCAATTTGATATTTAAAGAGTATTCAATTTTATTAAATCATCAAGAAGAATTATTACTCTTTGGATTCTATTTAATTTTTAAGAAAAATTATGTTATTTTAAAATTTATTCCAGTGTGTTTTATGAATAAAAACATTGATATAACGATATCAAAGTTTTTTAAATTTTTATTCGTCAAAAGAAGAGTATCAATTTCAGATATAATTAATTGGTTTTATATTAATCTTTTTATAGAATTAAAAAATTGGAATTATACTGATGGAATTTCAGTATTGTTGCAAATGCAATATTATTGTCCTTTTTTATTAAAAAATCCTCCGCCTAGATTATTACAAAAAATAAATATTAATTCAGCATTATGTATGTTAAAAATATGA
- a CDS encoding mannitol-1-phosphate 5-dehydrogenase → MKALHFGAGNIGLGFIGKILSESNFNIIFSDINQDVIDTINDSKHYFVRTVSKDQDSIFDVKGISAINSSDPKIIKIMTLVDLITTAVGPSALDKIASLICNGIILKFNIQSIKPLNIIACENKIKASSVLKKNVLDKLPEKYHMYVNKYIGFVDCSIDTIIPSSVINKKKSSLFIIAEDFQEWIVNCNQFKGEVPIITNMNLSNNLDPFIVRKLFTLNTGHAIAAYLGWIKKYKTIHEAILDEKIRFIVKSAMQESGNFLIKHYNFNSNDHFSYIEKIFCRFENPFLSDNLLRIARNPLQKLRREERLVEPLLGCIKYGLSYFNLAKGIASAFCYYNENDLESIKISSLIKNQGIKKTLLDICGLSINSKESHLIVSEYNSILKTHS, encoded by the coding sequence ATGAAAGCACTTCATTTTGGAGCTGGAAACATTGGTCTTGGATTTATTGGAAAAATATTATCAGAATCAAATTTTAATATAATTTTTTCTGATATTAATCAAGATGTAATAGATACTATTAATGATAGTAAACATTATTTTGTTAGAACAGTTAGTAAAGATCAAGATAGTATTTTTGATGTTAAAGGTATTAGTGCTATAAATTCTAGTGATCCTAAAATTATAAAAATAATGACTTTGGTTGATTTGATTACAACTGCTGTAGGTCCTTCTGCATTAGATAAAATTGCATCTTTAATTTGTAATGGAATAATATTAAAATTTAATATCCAGTCAATAAAACCCTTAAATATTATCGCTTGTGAAAATAAAATAAAAGCAAGCTCAGTTTTAAAAAAAAACGTGCTAGATAAATTACCTGAAAAATACCATATGTATGTAAATAAATATATTGGCTTTGTAGATTGTAGTATTGATACAATCATACCTTCTTCAGTAATAAATAAAAAGAAAAGTTCTTTATTTATCATTGCTGAAGACTTTCAAGAATGGATTGTAAATTGTAATCAGTTTAAAGGTGAAGTTCCAATAATTACTAATATGAATTTGAGTAATAATTTAGATCCTTTTATAGTAAGGAAATTGTTTACATTAAATACTGGACATGCTATAGCTGCATATTTAGGTTGGATAAAAAAATATAAAACAATACATGAAGCTATCTTAGATGAAAAAATACGTTTTATTGTTAAATCAGCCATGCAAGAAAGTGGAAATTTTTTAATAAAACATTATAATTTTAATTCAAACGATCACTTTTCTTATATAGAGAAGATTTTTTGTCGTTTTGAAAATCCCTTTTTGTCAGATAATCTTTTACGTATAGCGCGAAATCCATTACAAAAATTAAGACGAGAAGAACGTTTAGTCGAACCTCTTTTAGGATGTATTAAATACGGATTATCTTATTTTAATTTAGCAAAGGGTATTGCGTCAGCATTTTGTTATTATAACGAAAATGATCTAGAATCAATAAAAATTTCTTCTTTAATAAAAAACCAAGGTATTAAAAAAACTTTATTAGATATTTGTGGTTTATCTATAAACAGTAAAGAATCCCATTTAATTGTTTCAGAATATAATTCTATTTTAAAAACACATTCATAA